A genomic stretch from Lathyrus oleraceus cultivar Zhongwan6 chromosome 2, CAAS_Psat_ZW6_1.0, whole genome shotgun sequence includes:
- the LOC127117647 gene encoding uncharacterized protein LOC127117647, with the protein MAEFEAPSFSLGLDLDDTPPPSPPPSPIPDPLLQVPDSDPETRPDPPSRTLKRLRRGPPSSSIHHETEPLPSYFDADDDIEEFSSPEKPVQGCSSSVKNRSVCSSSKVSLKSVGVLTPHSFTNSSGKNKRKHASSPVRRFQLLDSDSDDSDDSDDDDMFGEDIGGVNKVGPSVGPLGNHSAPFTSLEQDGKTQFDVNQRWNLWKDISPVKNISVPTPAFNDMFEEYFSSAKNMEVPRSGIGISENHNEMYRGVDSGLQQDEQIWEVTGPLPPAHCYFFNEDPRIQHLVRSRLCNFSPLGVNGVNQQQNVSHIDYMGQFDNGGASKMPGVQKGRVNGSTSRRSKSANLNVQETFNASEGWVAPKISSPLGSGTSSRKKATKRNSTKSSVSKRKSAQSILNPSNVSGNWVEPKSRTMPKDAGRRRVQASGQSAGQSTGHWFTGSDGRKVYVSKNGQEMTGRSAYIHYRKESGSGFKKSKKKTRTKKGN; encoded by the exons ATGGCGGAATTCGAAGCTCCCTCATTCTCTCTAGGTCTCGATCTTGACGACACTCCCCCACCTTCTCCTCCTCCCTCCCCCATCCCCGACCCGCTCCTTCAAGTCCCCGACTCCGATCCGGAAACCCGACCCGATCCACCATCTCGTACACTCAAACGCCTCCGTCGAGGTCCCCCTTCCTCCTCCATCCACCACGAAACGGAACCGCTACCTTCATACTTTGACGCCGATGACGATATCGAGGAGTTCTCTTCACCAGAAAAACCCGTTCAAG GATGTAGCAGTTCGGTTAAGAATCGATCTGTATGTAGCAGCTCAAAAGTCTCGTTGAAAAGTGTTGGAGTTTTAACTCCCCATTCATTTACCAACTCTAGTGGGAAGAACAAAAGAAAACATGCTTCTAGTCCTGTTCGCAGGTTTCAATTGCTTGATTCTGATTCTGATGATTCTGAtgattctgatgatgatgatATGTTTGGTGAGGATATTGGTGGTGTTAATAAAGTTGGCCCCTCAGTTGGGCCATTGGGTAACCATAGTGCGCCTTTCACTTCTTTGGAACAAGATGGAAAGACGCAATTTGATGTGAACCAAAGGTGGAATTTATGGAAAGATATTTCTCCGGTGAAGAATATTTCCGTTCCTACACCTGCGTTCAATGATATGTTTGAAGAGTACTTTAGTTCGGCCAAGAACATGGAAGTGCCAAGATCAGGGATTGGTATATCTGAAAATCATAATGAGATGTATCGTGGTGTTGATTCTGGTCTGCAGCAGGATGAACAGATATGGGAGGTGACAGGTCCACTTCCTCCTGCTCATTGTTATTTTTTCAATGAGGATCCAAGAATTCAACATTTGGTACGGAGTCGCCTGTGTAATTTTTCTCCATTAGGTGTCAACGGAGTGAATCAGCAACAAAATGTCTCTCATATCGATTACAT GGGACAATTTGACAATGGGGGAGCTTCTAAAATGCCAGGAGTTCAGAAAGGGCGTGTTAATGGCTCAACAAGCAGAAGAAGCAAATCAGCAAATTTGAATGTTCAAGAAACCTTTAATGCTTCTGAAGGTTGGGTGGCTCCCAAAATCAGTTCTCCTCTCGGCAGTGGAACATCCAGTAGAAAGAAAGCAACAAAGAGAAACAGCACTAAGAGCAGTGTGTCAaaaagaaaaagtgcacaaagCATATTAAATCCTTCAAATGTTTCGGGAAATTGGGTGGAACCCAAGAGCCGCACTATGCCGAAAGATGCAGGTAGGAGACGTGTCCAAGCAAGTGGGCAATCTGCTGGTCAATCTACTGGTCATTGGTTTACAGGATCCGATGGAAGAAAG GTTTATGTCAGCAAAAATGGACAAGAGATGACTGGCCGAAGTGCTTACATACATTATCGGAAG GAGAGTGGATCAGGATTCAAGAAATCCAAAAAGAAAACACGTACCAAGAAGGGAAACTAA